One genomic region from Osmerus eperlanus chromosome 6, fOsmEpe2.1, whole genome shotgun sequence encodes:
- the fbxo5 gene encoding F-box only protein 5: MKCPASFEEHRVPCSIEKAAADFKMPALKNFSRKECVDIVVKPQLSPGLTRDSVSLNNNRGVHNKENNKKEHDRILNEVSLNCEEFEDSGYLSLQNSLLEKDDKSYESEENLVSTSLGQEDLERYTSSTPAAQNHSDSRLPILKFQQTVCQELRKTFSRTKSYDWTIIGKLAKDFNLDRVIGGHMGRECVDVFTALLERDMKHILTRILGMLGEVDLIHCRMVSRTWRRIILQDKAALTRCQEAEQRFEDSGNARGLENGDCLTRSAALSRVVLSCIQTVASTSAQRASKRSPLQKDCTPSTRNSHATRFREYQEVASSLKQHESLKHCKLCGSPAKHNAHALRATCTRQSCAFDFCTKCHSHFHGSSACRTVLSHGPGSSTSRDKAILIGSARSKKNVRRL; this comes from the exons ATGAAGTGCCCAGCTAGCTTCGAGGAACACCGGGTCCCGTGCAGCATTGAGAAAGCTGCCGCCGACTTCAAGATGCCTGCCCTAAAAAACTTTTCACGGAAGGAATGCGTCGACATCGTAGTAAAGCCTCAGTTGTCTCCCGGTTTGACCCGCGACAGCGTATCTTTGAATAACAACCGGGGTGTCCAcaacaaagaaaacaacaaaaaagaacatGACAGAATACTGAACGAGGTGTCATTGAACTGTGAGGAATTTGAGGACAGTGGTTACCTATCCTTGCAGAACAGCCTACTTGAGAAAGACGATAAGAGCTATGAATCAGAAGAGAATCTAGTATCAACTTCCTTAGGTCAGGAGGATCTGGAGAGGTACACTTCATCTACCCCTGCGGCCCAGAACCACAGTGACTCACGCCTCCCTATCCTTAAGTTCCAGCAGACTGTGTGTCAGGAACTCAGAAAAACCTTCAGCAGGACCAAGAGCTATGACTGGACAATCATTGGCAAGCTGGCCAAGGATTTTAACCTGGACAGGGTCATCGGAGGACACATGGGGcgggagtgtgtggatgtgttcaCAGCCTtgctggagagagacatgaaacaCATCCTCACAAGGATCCTGGGGATGCTTGGAGAGGTGGACTTGATCCA CTGCAGAATGGTAAGCCGAACCTGGAGAAGAATCATCCTCCAGGACAAGGCTGCACTCACCAGATGCCAGGAGGCAGAACAGAGATTTGAG GACTCTGGAAATGCTCGAGGACTGGAGAATGGGGATTGTCTGACACGCAGCGCTGCCCTGTCCAGGGTAGTGCTGTCCTGCATACAGACCGTAGCCTCAACATCTGCCCAGCGAGCCTCCAAGAGGAGTCCGTTGCAGAAAGATTGCACTCCCTCAACCCGCAACTCTCATGCCACACGCTTCAGGGAATACCAGGAG GTTGCCAGTTCCCTTAAGCAGCATGAGTCTCTGAAGCACTGCAAGCTGTGTGGCTCCCCCGCCAAGCACAACGCCCACGCCCTCCGTGCCACCTGCACCCGGCAAAGCTGTGCCTTCGACTTCTGTACCAAGTGCCATAGCCACTTCCACGGTTCCTCGGCCTGTCGCACTGTCCTGTCCCACGGGCCAGGCAGCAGCACGTCCAGGGACAAAGCCATTCTGATAGGCAGTGCCCGCAGCAAGAAGAACGTCAGACGGCTGTGA
- the vip gene encoding VIP peptides has product MFKAMVQRNSPQLLLLIALCSVLYSRTLSLPYASTRPMRHADGLFTSGYSKLLGQLSARRYLESLIGKRVSDDMMEDQVPVKRHSDAIFTDNYSRFRKQMAVKKYLNSVLTGKRSLEDPPSVPEESINDPTFQESYDDVNVDHLINFQLPL; this is encoded by the exons AT GTTTAAAGCGATGGTTCAAAGAAACAGTCCCCAGCTGCTTCTCCTTATAGCCCTGTGCAGTGTGTTATATTCCCGGACTCTGAGTTTACCATATGCATCTACGAG ACCGATGCGACACGCAGACGGTCTCTTTACAAGCGGATACAGCAAACTTCTTGGGCAGTTATCAGCGCGACGGTATCTGGAATCTTTGATTGGGAAGCGCGTCAG TGACGACATGATGGAGGACCAAGTCCCAGTGAAGCGACACTCAGATGCGATCTTCACAGACAACTACAGCCGCTTCCGCAAACAGATGGCCGTGAAGAAATACCTGAACTCCGTCCTCACAGGAAAAAGAAG cCTAGAAGATCCTCCCAGTGTTCCGGAGGAGTCCATAAACGACCCAACGTTTCAGGAGAGCTATGATGACGTCAATGTAGATCATCTTATAAATTTCCAATTG CCACTTTGa
- the mtrf1l gene encoding peptide chain release factor 1-like, mitochondrial, translated as MSFSWKTCRRAFHVSIRKLHELSLMTPHQTSSSGVLSQRRYRAVSHRDRLPKSQLINCHCRTFHSTQPLRITKVLNVDEIFAQRSLQDYLKKIETEYYECLPVVNMSEGLKISEEELRAKRTRESVLAPLVQYIRELETKQQEFAETEKLLQDEDPDMRELAVLENEACLSKIQELRQKILDMLVPEDEADLSDLVLEVTAGVGGQEAMLFTAEMFDMYHSFTQHQGWSFEILDYMKSEMGGLRHASASVSGPQSYKRMKYEAGVHRVQRVPKTEKQGRMHTSTMTVAILPQPTEISFTINAKDLKIETTRASGAGGQHVNTTDSAVRIVHLPTGVVAECQQERSQLKNKEKAMKMLRAKLYSMRLEEETSKRYTARKVQIGTKGRSEKIRTYNFPQDRITDHRIGKTVHGVREFLSGEDLLDEMNSVLHEFSNQETLMDILGENENDVKI; from the exons ATGAGCTTTTCCTGGAAAACTTGTAGACGAGCTTTTCACGTTTCCATTAGGAAGTTACATGAACTGTCCTTGATGACACCTCATCAGACCTCGTCCTCTGGCGTCTTAAGCCAAAGAAGATACCGAGCAGTATCTCACCGTGATAGACTTCCCAAATCGCAATTAATAAATTGCCACTGTAGAACATTCCACTCGACGCAGCCATTGAGGATTACTAAAGTACTGAATGTGGACGAGATCTTTGCTCAGAGATCTCTGCAGGACTACCTGAAGAAGATAGAGACTGAGTATTATGAATGTCTGCCAGTTGTCAACATGAGTGAAGGACTGAAAATTAGCGAGGAGGAGCTAAGAGCTAAAAGAACCAGGGAATCTGTATTAGCACCACTGGTTCAGTACATCAGAGaactggaaacaaaacaacaggagtTTGCAGAGACGGAAAAGTTACTCCAAG ATGAAGACCCAGATATGCGTGAACTGGCAGTCTTGGAGAACGAAGCCTGTCTATCAAAGATTCAAGAACTTAGACAAAAG ATTCTGGACATGTTGGTGCCTGAGGATGAGGCAGACCTAAGCGACCTGGTCCTGGAGGTCACAGCCGGGGTTGGAGGCCAGGAGGCCATGCTGTTTACTGCAGAGATGTTCGATATGTACCACAGCTTCACCCAGCATCAGGGGTGGAGCTTTGAAATCTTGGATTACATGAAGAGTGAGATGG GCGGGTTGCGTCATGCGTCAGCCAGTGTCAGTGGTCCTCAGAGCTATAAAAGGATGAAGTATGAGGCAGGGGTCCACCGCGTTCAGAGGGTCCCCAAGACTGAGAAACAGGGCCGCATGCACACCAGCACCATGACGGTGGCCATACTGCCCCAACCCACTGAG ATCTCATTCACAATCAATGCCAAAGACTTGAAGATTGAGACCACAAGGGCAAGCGGTGCAGGTGGCCAGCATGTCAACACTACAGACAGCGCTGTGAGAATTGTTCATCTCCCCACAG GTGTTGTTGCAGAGTGCCAGCAGGAAAGGTCTCAACTGAAGAACAAGGAGAAGGCCATGAAAATGCTGAGGGCTAAGCTCTACAGCATGAGACTGGAAGAGGAAACCAGCAAGCGTTACACTGCACGTAAAGTCCAG ATTGGCACCAAAGGAAGGTCTGAGAAGATCAGGACCTACAATTTTCCCCAAGACAGGATAACAGACCACCGTATAGGGAAGACAGTCCATGGTGTGAGAGAATTTCTTTCAGGGGAGGATCTACTGGACGAGATGAACTCAGTTTTGCATGAATTCTCGAACCAGGAGACTCTTATGGACATACTAGGAGAGAATGAAAATGATGTTAAAATATAG